ggtttgattttctgtagttgctgcacgcatcatgcgctagaagttggagaattctagggaattctacgaattaggttatgcagtctattcactcgctgcatgaaccaccaatcaccattgcccgcagtctatgcgcagtatgcgtgaattgaaacacacCCCGAAATAGACGCGAGTACCGAAAGGTTAAAagaatactgccctccttagttcaaAGATCACACGCCTCAGTATTAAATGAAGTTTGCTGCTGATCCCACTTTTCGCTCAATGTTGTGGAATCCAATTGGTAGATCTTATTTACTTGCTCTCTCTATTTCCGGTTTAGCAGAGCAAtggcgtcgaccaatagaaaacgcggacacattttccgatcactacctagaggatcactagtgcgTGCCTGCCAAATGCGCTAGTTCTAGTAGTGATCTTGGCACCGAAAAAGTTCGCGCTCAGTACGCACCAGTGCGGggtgccgaattcgctataataaTGCTCTTAGAACTACTATGACAAATTTATGTATTCCCAGATATAACCTTTCTCTCTACaccattttgtttatatttttcaaacagtGTTCactttaaatgtattttaaatattgtagcaTGATGCGTTAGTTCCACCCTAACTGATGCAGAAATAGCGTAGTAATATGAAGTGAATCTCTCGATAACTGTAAGTAAACTCGAATTCGGAAATAATACCGAGACCGGTAAAAAGATACACTGTAGTTAACGCTGGTTTAGTACATATTTATCCAAAATGTTGGAATTTAAAAGACTGAAAGATGCTGCCACAAGTTTGGGTGAAAGCGTTTCCAATTTTCCTATTGGAGCAGTCTCCCTGGACGATTTTAAACCTATCGAGGAAAGAATCAGGAACACAAGGGAGACACTGAAACACTTAAGTGCCAGGTCGCTAATACTTAAAGCACAGCATGAGTACCGTACGTCACAAAGCTGTTGCACACAAAAGCATTATTCGATAGTACGAGAATAATTTGAACGCTAATGCTTTCAGAAACGACCAGAGACAAACCAGCGGGAGACGCAGGGACTATGGTAACAAGTTTGCACGAGGCAAcagcaaattttcttataaacaaTGAAGGTATAAAATTATGTCTTCATTCTTACGCTATTCAAGCCATTCTATCAGGCAAAGAAGGTGATCAAGAGATGAAGAAGTAAGCAGAATTTTGAATAACTAGTACCGAACTCTCTAATACCAAATAACTCCAACGTTCTGTTCTAGAAAGATTTATGCCTGTATGAGTAAATTATTTTGTCTGAATGACAATATTTTATCGTTACAAAAGTCCATAGGCGAGGCGAGGGAAAAGCAGCTGGACTTGAAGATTCAGTGTCAGAATTCACTGTACGAATACAGAAACTTCTTTAAGGAGCAAGAAGAAATGCGCAGCAAAAAGTTTGACGAAACACATCCCGAGATAGCGAGGTGAGTGCGCTTGTGTAAGAATTTTTTACTGacgtttttgttttatttttttgttgaatCGTTTTTCTTTTAGACACAAAGAAAAGACAAACAAAACTTTAGAGACAATAAATATGATGAAAAAGCTTATTATCAATTTTACTGCCACTTTCAACCACATGCTATTGCAAGAAccattttttatagaaatgcTAGAGGGTCATAGAGAATTAGTTACCATAGAAACTATTTTGAAAATGTCTCGGAGGAACGCGGAGGCtgaaaataaaaactgaaaCGCGGAAGCGAACGCGGCTAAATAAGATTTAGATATTCAAATCCTGTACAGTACAACATGTTGTATCCTTTTCTGTATTATATCGCGAATGCAGTAATGTCTGTGGAGAATCGAAATAAAACGTGACAAGGACCTTTAGAGCATAAAattaagttaaagttaaaaattgtcttttcttcttggAATTGCTGTCCTACAGAAGTTTTTCAATGTAATCTCAcaacagtatttttttaataattttatattaaatcaaTAGTTTTACATAATGAAAGTCTCGGACTTCCATTCATTTCACTCCTTCTTCCTAAATATGCTATTTCTacaatagaataatttttttactcctCTGCCAACAAAGaccgaagaaaaaagaaaagtgtATATAAATAAGTAGCTCTAAACAGAATAAAAGACTTGAAAATCAGACTTTTTGTACGTTTTTTCTATTTAGCGCAATCGAATGCAACTCGAAATATCTTTCAAACGAACTTTTCTTCAACACACGTAGATAAATAAGAGGGCAAAGTAAGCTCGGTTGTTAGGGCCCGAATTGCGTAAATCAAAATGTAAACGTATAAGAAATTCAGTTAAGGACTCTTCTATGGTTTTCCTAAGTGCGCAGGCACAACacatatttacatggaaaagaATTTCCACGGATTCTCAATGTATTTTTCAGTTCCATTAAAGCAGCTTTATCAGACggtttttcttctcatttttcaTATATAGTCGTTAAATAACAGTTTGTAAGCCAGTGATTACGAGTTAAAAGATAGGATTTCAATCACAGCTTACAAGTATGATAAAAATTTAGTATATAtgtatgggggggggggggtggggggaagAGGTGCATATTTGTTTGACAAAACTAACGAAAACATGGTTCTCTGTCTGAATAAATCGTATTTACGTTGTCGTTTATATTACGCGAATTGAACGCAttaaatttcttctttttttttctttttttttgtgtggTCCGGTGTGTCTCTCAGTCTCGTGTTTTCACACATCGTCGGCATGCAAACCGCTCCCCGCCATCGTACCCTCAACGCTTATCGTCGCAAAACAGAGAATTCCAACGGAATAGTACTCAAACAATTTAATTTCTATGTACATTAATTTCCTCGTCCTTCAATCGGTTATTTTAGATGACGGGCTCCACAAGTGGAAAGAAAACGAATCCCACTAGTACAAtaacaggggaaaaaagaagcgCGTTAAAAGTGAACAGTTTTCGTTTCGTTAATATAGTATAGAATATCCTCGCAAAAAACGTCGGGCACGTGGTCCGTGCCAACTTTTGTGTGTGTAGACATGTACGAAATGGACAAAATTCGCTTCGAAGCATTTAATCCTATACCCTTGAATCGCCTCTATAAATTACCGACGTAGAATCCGTATTAAGACCATCCTTTCTCGTCCCCCGTTTGCTTCGTCCAACTCCGATTCCGCCGTAAAGAACACATTCCACTTCTCCGTTGCTCCGTTTCTCTCTCACTGGCGTCGTTGAGATTACGCGGTGGTAATAAAATTAGTCGGTCGCGCGACAGTAACTCTCACTGTATTAATGGTACAGCTTATTAATCACCATTATTGATATAGCTtttatgtaatatgtatatgtgtatataatttGAAGCTGATACATCTCTCCCTGACATATCCGACATCTCGTGTTTTGTACCCCCCTTAACATCTCTCGTGTCACCGTGTGCGTACTGCTCTGTCCATTCCGACAATCTCTATTTACAAAGTAAAGCCGATACATCCGATGTTTGTTGCCCTCGTTCGCGTAGCGCAACGTCTCGCCTCTCTATCGATAAACACCACGAAAACGTCTCCGACGTCATCGAACACACTCATATACATGGGGCACACGCTATTCGGTAATGAACGTCAGCTGCCAATTCCATGGACGCGGCGAATACAATCATAGAACACAAGCTACATACGTAATCCTTTAGCAACGAATACatgctagagaaacaatagtaatgataatagtaataatatacgTAACGCACGTTAATCACATATGTATTATCTAAATCACGA
This portion of the Andrena cerasifolii isolate SP2316 chromosome 9, iyAndCera1_principal, whole genome shotgun sequence genome encodes:
- the LOC143372860 gene encoding uncharacterized protein LOC143372860 codes for the protein MLEFKRLKDAATSLGESVSNFPIGAVSLDDFKPIEERIRNTRETLKHLSARSLILKAQHEYQTTRDKPAGDAGTMVTSLHEATANFLINNEGIKLCLHSYAIQAILSGKEGDQEMKKKIYACMSKLFCLNDNILSLQKSIGEAREKQLDLKIQCQNSLYEYRNFFKEQEEMRSKKFDETHPEIARHKEKTNKTLETINMMKKLIINFTATFNHMLLQEPFFIEMLEGHRELVTIETILKMSRRNAEAENKN